The sequence ATGACCGGATCGCGGCTCCTGCCCCGGTTCGGCCTGGCCGCCATCCTGTCCGTCGCGTCGCCGTCCGTCGCGTCGGCGGTCGGGACGGCGGTCGGGACGGCGGTCGCCGCGCCGGTTCGGGCGCCGGCGGGCACGCCGGCTCAGGCGCCGGCGGTCACCCCGGCCGACATCCGCTTCCGGCGCGACGTGCTGCGCCCCGGCGACGCGCGCCGGGCCGGTCTGCTGCCGGGGCCGATCGCGCGGCTGCCGGGTACCGCCGCGGCGTACCTGCGACCGACGCCCGAGCATCCCGGCCATCCCGCGTACGCGGGCGCCACCGTGCTCGCCGCGCACCACGGCATCGTGGTCGCGCGGTTCGCGGTCGGCGACGCGGTCCGCTACACCGCGCGGCCCGGCGGGATCGCCGAACTGCCCCCGCGGCGGCGCATCCCGGCGCGCGCCGACACGCTGTGGGATCTCGCCTCGGTCTCCAAGCTGTTCACCACCATCGTGGTGCTCCAGCAGGCCGAGGCCGGGCGGGTGTCGCTGGATGCGCCGGTCGCCGCCTACGTGCCCGAGTTCGCCGCCGGGGGCAAGGCCGGCGTGACCCTCCGCCACCTGCTCACCCACACGTCCGGGCTGCCGGCGTACCGGCCGCTGCACCGGTGCTGCCGGACGCCCGCGCGGCGGCTGGCGGCGGCCCTGGCCACCCCGGTCGGCGCCCGGCCCGGCGACCGGTACGTCTACTCCGACATCGGGCTGATCGCGCTCGGCGCGCTGATCGAGCGGGTCACCGGCGGCCCGCTGGCCGACGCGGTGCGTGCCGGGATCACCGGCCCGCTGCGGATGCACGACACCGGCTACCGCCCGGACCCCGCGCGGCGCGACCGGATCGCCGCCACCGAGTACCAGCCGGCCGCCGGCCGGGGCCTGGTGTGGGGCGAGGTGCACGACGAGAACGCCTGGGCGCTCGGCGGGGCCGCCGGGCACGCCGGTGTCTTCTCCACCGCCGACGACCTGGCGGTCCTGTGCCAGGCGCTGCTCGACGGCGGAACCTACCGCGGCCGGCGGATCCTGTCCGAGCCGATGGTCCGGCAGGCGCTGACCGACCACCACGCCGGCCTGCTGCCGCGTGGGCCGGGCAGCGCCCGGGGGCTGGGCTTCGAGCTGGCCAACCACGCGTACATGGACGCGATGGCCTCGCCGGTCACCTTCGGGCACACCGGCTTCACCGGCACGTCGATCGTGATCGACCCGCTCGACCAGTCGTTCCTGATCGTGCTCGGCAACCGGGTGCACCCGGACCGGGGGTGGGGCGGCGCCGGGGTGGCCCGGCGCGCTCTGGCCCGTACCTTCGCCTCCGCCCACCCGGTCCACCTGCCGCCCGGCGGCGCGTGGCGAACCGGCCGGCGCGACGGCGCGACGATGACGCTGACCGCGCCGCTGCGGCGCGCGGCCGACGGCCGGGCGCGGGCCGCCTTCCTTCTCCGGTACGACACCGAGCCCGGCCGGGACACCGCCCACGTCGAGTCCTCCGCCGACGGCGTCACCTGGACCGCGCTGCCGATGAGGCTGCGCCACGGCCGCCGGTCGTGGCGCAGCGACGGCCCCGTGACCGGTTTCGGCGGCCGGTGCTGGTGGCGCGTCACCGCGGCGCTGCCGGCCGGGGCGACGCGACTGCGTTTCACCTACCGCACCGACGGCGCCGCGCAGGGCCGCGGTGTCCTGGTGGCCCGCCTGCGGGTGGCCGGACCGGGTGGGGTTCCCACCGGCGGCGCCGCCCGGCACACCGCCGACGGCTGGACCCTCGTGGGTGGCGGACGGCCGGTTCCGATCACATCCCGGCCGGGGTGACGCCGGTGCGGGCGTACCGGTGATCGGGTGCCGGACGCCGCGCCGGGCGCGAAGACAGGCCTTTTGCCTCTGGCGGGTAATCTCCCGGCATGACCGACAGTTCCGCCGTCGAGGATGCCGCGCCGTCCGAGGCGCCGACCGATCCCGGCGGGGCGGTTCTGCTCGCACAGACGTTCGTGGCCGAGGACATCACCGTGCTGCGTCACGCGCTGGCCGAGCGCGTCGCCGCGGCCGGGCTCGGCGGCGAACCGGCCGAGGGTTTCGTCCTGGCCGTCCACGAGCTGGTCACCAACGCGGTCCGGCATGGCGGCGGCGCCGGCCGGCTGCTGCTGCGCCGTGCGCACGACACGCTGATCTGCGAGGTCAGCGACCACGGCGGGGGCACCGCGCGGGTGCCCGGCGACCTGCCGGCCACCGACGTGCCCGGGGGGCGCGGGCTGTGGCTGGCCCAGCGCCTGGCCGAGGACCTGCGCATCGAGGCCGGCCCCACCGGGCTGCGCGCCTCGGTCAGCGCCCGGCTGGGCGGGCCGGCCGGGCGCGGCTGAGATCCGGCCTCAGAGCACCGCGTCGCCGAGTTGGCGGCGCAGTTTGGTGAGGGCCTTGGCGAGCAGGCGGGAGACGTGCATCTGGGAGATGCCGATCTGCTCGGCGATCTGACTCTGCGTCTGGTTGCCGTAGAAGCGCAGGGTGAGGATGCGCTGCTCGCGCTCGGTGAGGGTGGCCAGCGCCGGGTTCAGGGCGGCGCGCAGCTCGGCGAGCTCGTAGCCGCTGTCCTCGCTGCCCAGGGTGTCGCCGAGCTCGGCGCCGGTGTCGGCGACCGGGGTGGAGAGGCTGGTGGAGTTGTAGGCGCGGGCGCCTTCCAGGCCTTCGATGACCTCGTCCTCGGTGAGCTGCAGGTGGGCGGCGATGTCGGCGACGGTGGGGGCGCGGCCGAGGGTGTGGCTGAGCGTGTTGTTGGCGGCGGTGATGGCCAGGCGCAGTTCCTGCAGGCGGCGGGGAACCCGGACGGACCAGGTCTTGTCCCGGAAATGGCGTTTGAGTTCGCCGATGATGGTGGGGATGGCGAAGCCGGCGAAGTCGACGCCGCGGTCGTTGCGGTAGCGGTCGACGGCTTTGATGAGGCCGATGACGGCGACCTGGTGCAGGTCGTCGCGGGGCTCGCCGCGGTTGGCGTAGCGGTTGGCGAGGTGGCGGGCCAGCGGGAGCCAGGCCGCGATGGCGTGGTCGCGCAGCGCGGGGCGGTCGGGGTGCCCGGCGGGGAGGGCGGCCA is a genomic window of Actinoplanes teichomyceticus ATCC 31121 containing:
- a CDS encoding serine hydrolase domain-containing protein, which encodes MTGSRLLPRFGLAAILSVASPSVASAVGTAVGTAVAAPVRAPAGTPAQAPAVTPADIRFRRDVLRPGDARRAGLLPGPIARLPGTAAAYLRPTPEHPGHPAYAGATVLAAHHGIVVARFAVGDAVRYTARPGGIAELPPRRRIPARADTLWDLASVSKLFTTIVVLQQAEAGRVSLDAPVAAYVPEFAAGGKAGVTLRHLLTHTSGLPAYRPLHRCCRTPARRLAAALATPVGARPGDRYVYSDIGLIALGALIERVTGGPLADAVRAGITGPLRMHDTGYRPDPARRDRIAATEYQPAAGRGLVWGEVHDENAWALGGAAGHAGVFSTADDLAVLCQALLDGGTYRGRRILSEPMVRQALTDHHAGLLPRGPGSARGLGFELANHAYMDAMASPVTFGHTGFTGTSIVIDPLDQSFLIVLGNRVHPDRGWGGAGVARRALARTFASAHPVHLPPGGAWRTGRRDGATMTLTAPLRRAADGRARAAFLLRYDTEPGRDTAHVESSADGVTWTALPMRLRHGRRSWRSDGPVTGFGGRCWWRVTAALPAGATRLRFTYRTDGAAQGRGVLVARLRVAGPGGVPTGGAARHTADGWTLVGGGRPVPITSRPG
- a CDS encoding ATP-binding protein, producing MTDSSAVEDAAPSEAPTDPGGAVLLAQTFVAEDITVLRHALAERVAAAGLGGEPAEGFVLAVHELVTNAVRHGGGAGRLLLRRAHDTLICEVSDHGGGTARVPGDLPATDVPGGRGLWLAQRLAEDLRIEAGPTGLRASVSARLGGPAGRG
- a CDS encoding RNA polymerase sigma factor SigF; the protein is MTVLIDTAAPADATTSTDRAGELINAMAALPAGHPDRPALRDHAIAAWLPLARHLANRYANRGEPRDDLHQVAVIGLIKAVDRYRNDRGVDFAGFAIPTIIGELKRHFRDKTWSVRVPRRLQELRLAITAANNTLSHTLGRAPTVADIAAHLQLTEDEVIEGLEGARAYNSTSLSTPVADTGAELGDTLGSEDSGYELAELRAALNPALATLTEREQRILTLRFYGNQTQSQIAEQIGISQMHVSRLLAKALTKLRRQLGDAVL